The bacterium DNA window GTCGCTCACGGCGTCGGCCGTCTTCAGCAGGCCGTGCACGATCCAGGGCTGGCGGCCCACCTCCGCCGCGGCCCAGCCCAGCTGGTTGGCCAGCTGCGGCAGCAGCACGCTGCAGACCATGACCCACAGCAGGAGTCGCGAGCGGAACAGGATGCCCCGCCAGGCCAGCAGCCCGCCTCCCCAGCTGAGCCCGATCAGCGTCATCCCGATGGCGACCATCAGGTGGTAGAACTGGAACGTGCTCTGCACCGGGGGCCGCTCGTCGGCCGGGAAGTCGTCCAGGCCCCGGATCACCGTGCCGGTGTCGCCGCCGACCAGGATGCTGAGCAGCCCCGGGATCTTGATGCCGTGCACGGTCCGCGTCTCCTCGTCGACCCAGCCGACGACGGTGAGCTCGGCGTCGGCACCGGTCTCGTAGATGCCCTCGAAGGCGGCGAGCTTGGCCGGCTGGTGCTCGGCCACGGTGACGGCGCTGCCGTGTCCGGTGGCCAACTGGCCCAGCGACGCGACCATGGCCACGCCCAGGCCGATCTTCAGCGAGGTGCGGGCGAAGACCTCGTGCTGCCGCCGCAGCAGGTAGAACGCCGCCACCGAAACGACGAAGAAGGCGCCCGCCTGCCAGCAGCCCATGATCGTGTGGCTGAGGCGGTCCACGGTCGAGGGATTCATCACCGCGCCCCAGAAGCTCGTGATCTCGGCCCGCTGGCCCATGGGCGTGGTCACGATGCGGTAGGCCGTCGGTGTCTGCATCCAGCTGTTGGCCACCACGATCCAGATGGCGCTGAAGTGGGCGCCGAGGGCGACCATGATCGTCGCCAGGAAGTGCATGCGCGGGCCGACCCGGCGCCAGCCGAACAGGAGGATGGCGAGGAAGCCCGACTCGAGGAAGAAGGCGAAGATGCCCTCGGCGGCGAGCGGACCGCCGAAGATGTCGCCCACGAAGCGCGAGTAGCGGGCCCAGTTGGTGCCGAACTCGAATTCCATGACGATGCCCGTCCCCACCCCGAAGGCGAAGATCAGGCCGAAGATGCGCACCCAGAAGCGCACCATCTGGCGGTGCTCGGGCAGGCCGGTGCGCAGGGCCAGACCCTCCATGATCACGAGGACCAGGCCGAGCCCGATGCTCAGCGGCGGGTACAGGTAGTGGAAGCCGATCGTGATGGCGAACTGCAGGCGGGAGAGCAGGACCAGATCCATGGCGGCGCATCCTCGGTTGAGGCCCGGGTCGCGGGCGGAGCCGGCGCCGCAGCGGATGGCTGCCCGGCCCGGGTCTTCCCGCAATAACGTCGTCCGCCGGGCCGACGTCAAAGGAAAGAAGCGCCGAATAGTCCGGTTTAGCGCTGGGATTTCGGGGCGTTCGATGCCGCCCGGAGCCGGTCGCGCAGGTCCCGGACCGCAGGCTCTGCGGGAAAGAGCCGGGCGAGGTTCTCGGCCGCCGGCAGCCCGGCGGCGGGCCGGTCGGCCTCCAGGGCGTAGAGGGCCAGGGCGTTCAGGGTGTCGGCGTCCCAGGGATGATCCGCCACGACCCGACCGAGGGCCGCGAGGGCCGCCTCGGGGCGGCCCGCGTCCCAAAGCGCCACGCCCAGCACGTAGCCGAAGCGCGCGGCCTGCGGCCGCATGGCGGCGGCGCGTTCCAGTTCGGCCAGGGCTTCGTCGCGCTCGCCGGTGCGGATCAGGTGCAGTCCCAGGGCGTGGTGCAGCTCGGCCGGATCGGTCGCGGCCGCGAGCCCCTGCCGCAGCACCGACGCGGCCGCCGCCGGCCGCTCGGCCCGGCGCAGGAAGTCGGCGTAGTTGACGTAGGCCGGACCGAACGCCGGCGCCAGTTCCACGGCGTGGCGGAACGCCGCCTCGGCCGCCGGCCCCCGCCCCCGCGCCTCGTCGTAGGCGGCCCGCTCGAGCCAGGTCTCCGGCCGCTCGAGATTCCGCTCCAGGTAGGCCGACCAGATCGTGCGCGCCGTCCGGATCCCGGCCGGATCGGCGGTGGACGTGAGGGCGTCCGGCAGCAGCGCCACTTCCCGGGCCGCGGCCAGCCGCACCGCGAACACCTCGTCGTCGACGAGCGGCAGCGCGCGCGCCACCCGCTGGGGCACCGGCGAGGTGGCCAGCGAACGGGCCGCCGACGCGCGCACGAGGGGATCGGTGTCGGCCAGCGCGGCGACGAGTTCGGGGCGGCCGGCCGTCGGTCCGTAGCCGGCGACGAGCTCCAGGGCCGTCGCCCGCGCGATGCCCGGCTGCCCGCGGTCGCGCACGAGCGCCCACAGCTTCTCGGCGGCGCCGGGCGCGCCGGTGCGGCCGGCGTGCAGGGCCGTGGCGAAGTGCGGCCCCTGTTTGCGGTCGGCGCCGTACCAGTTGACGATCGCGTCCTGCGCCCACCGGACCGGCTTGTCGGCGTGGCAGTCCGAGCACGCGTTGGGCGTGCCGAGGGCCAGGCTCAGGTCCGGGCGCGGGATGCGGAAACCGTGGTCGCGGCGGGCGTCGACGACCATCACGTTGCGGGCCTGCTGGTGGCAGTCGAGGCAGCTGTCGCCCCCCTTGCCCGGCTGGTGGAAGTGGTGGGCCGGCGTGTCGAAGACCTCGGCGCGATGGCAGCGGGCGCAGACCTGGTTGCCGGTGCCCCGCGTCCGCGTCGAATGCACGTCGTGGCAATCGCTGCACGTCACCCCCGCCGCGTGCATCTTCGACTGCAGGAACGAGCCGTAGACGTACACCTCGTCCTGGTTCTGGCCGTCGGCCGCGTAGAGGTTCTCTTCGAGGAGCTCGAGGCGATAGTGGTCGAGCAGGGGTCGTCCGTAGACGTAGTCGTCGGTCAGCGGCGAGCGGCGGGCGTGGCAGCGCGCGCACGACTCGACCTCGACGCGGCTCGCCAGGGGCTCGCTGCGCTCCGCCGTCGCCTTGCCCTCCGTGAAGACCCACGCCCCCGTGTCGGGCGAGGCCAGATCGACGACCAGGCCGCGTCGGCCGTCCGTGTTGCGGGGGCGCAGGCCGCGGGCCGCCGCCTGCTCCCAGGTCACGTGGCGCGAGCCGGGTCCGTGGCAGGCTTCGCAGGAGACGTCGATCTCGCTGTACGCGGTGGCGTAGGTGTCCGTGTCGGCGTCGTAGTTGCGGCGCAGGTTCGTGGTGTGGCACTCGGCGCACATGTAGTTCCAGTTCTGGAGCATGCCGGTCCAGTGGAAGAGGTCGCCGGCCGGCGTCGGGTCGTCGGGATAGAGATGGAACCAGCGCTGCCCGCCGTCGGCCGCCGGACGGGCGTCCCAGCACACGTTCAAAGCCTGCAGGCGTCCGTCGGGGAAACGGATCAGGAACTGCTCGAGGGGGAACCAGCCGAAGACGTAGGCGATCTCGAACTCGGTCAGGGCGCCGTCCGGGCCGTCGGTGCGCACGAGGTAGGTGTCGCCGCGGCGGAAGAACGTCGAGGTCACGCCGAAGTGGGTGAACATCGCCCCGTCGAAGTCGGCGGTGACCGTGGCGGGCGACGGCCGCTGCATGGCCCGGTCGTGGTCCGAGCCGGTCCAGGCGCTGTCGGCGGCGGCGTGGCAGGCGCGGCAGGCGTCACGGCCCACCCAGGTCGCCGGCACCTGGCTGTAGTCCGGCCCGTCGGCGGCTCCGTTCGCGACATGCGGACGCTGCCAGAGCTGATGCACCAGCAGGGCCAGCGCCGTGACCACGGCGCCGGCCACCAGGAAGCGGACCAGATCCCTGTTGAACATGCGGCTCTCCCGGACCGCCGCGTCAGTCCATGCCGAAGCCGAAACGCAGTTCGAGCCACTGCTGGGTGTCGTGGTCTCCCGTCTCGAAGGCGAAGTTGTAGCGCAGCGAGACCGTCCCCACGAACGCGTCCCACGGCAGCTGCAGGCCGATCTCCGGCGCGAGCGCCGGGTGCCACTCGCTCGTCTCGAAGGCCCACAGGCCCATGGTCGTGCGCTTCTCGACGTAGGCCAAGCCGGCGTTCAACCCGTAGTACAGCCGCTTGCCCCGGCGATCGCCGGCCTGGTACTTGTGCCAGGTCAGGTACAGGGGGACGGTGTTCACGTACTGCCAGCGTTTGCCGGTCACGGCGAAGTTCTCCGCCGCGAACGTGCCCGTGAAGGCCTCGTTGAACGCGTTCCACGACCCGCTGAACCCGAAGGCCGTGTCGCGCTTGTAGAAATTGCGCCACTCGAGGCTGGCGCCGCGGAACTGCAGGCCCGACGTGAAGTCGGCGGTGTCCCCGGCGGGCAGGGAGATGTTCCAGGACACCCCGAAGGCGTCGCCGGCCCGGGCCAGGCCGGGCAGCGCGACGACGAGCGCGCAGGCGATGATCAGCAGCTTCCTCATCGGACCACCTCCCCGCCGGCGAGCTTGACGGGCGGCGCCGCGATGACGTACGAGGACTGGCCGAACGCCTGGTCGATGGCGTCCACGATCCGCGTCTCGTTCACGTTGTTGGACGAGTCGAGGGCCCCGTTCACGCCGGCCACCCACATCACCGGCGCCACCGCGTCCGGGTCGCCCGCGTCGAAGCCCCGCAGGTCGACGAGCTGCCACAGGATCGTGCCCTGTTCGAAGCTCACCCCGCTCCAGGTGGGCGGATAGTAGTAGTAGCCGCCCCAGTAGCCCCAGTTCGACCAGTAGATCAGCACGTCCGACTTGACGGCCCCGACCTCGAGCCACACGTCCGGCTGGTTGGTCGCGGGGTCGGCCTCGCGCACGAAACCGCGGGCGGACATGTTCCGCTGCAGCGCCGCCAGGATGGCCGGATCGAAGCGCGCGTCGAGGGGCTCGGCGTCGGGGTCGTCCGACAGGACGGACACGGTGTCGCGCATGCCGTAGCTGACGAGCCCGGCGAAACTCACGTCGGGGTTGCGCACCGAGAGCACCAGCCCGATGTCGTCCAGGTCCTGCGGGCCGCCCGGATAGCAGGCCGCCACCAGGAGCAGGGCCCCCAGGGCGAGGACCGCCATCGCGGGGTGCCCGGGGCGTTGGGAGGGGAAGCGACTCAAGTCGGATCCTTCCGGAGAGGGGAACGCGGCGCGATGGCCGCGGCATGAGGGGATTCGGTCCGGATGATAGGGGCCCGCCCGGGGCGATTCAACTCCCAACTGGCGGCCCGGACCGGTCCTTGGCCCCGCCGCCGGTCTCCGCTATCATGGCGCGGTTCCCCGCGTCCCCCCGGAGGAGAAGATGGCCCACTCGGGTTCCCGGACCGTGATCTTCGCCGCCCTGGCCGGCAACCTGCTCATCGCGGCGACCAAGCTGGTCGCCGCGGCGGTCACCGGCAGCTCGGCCATGCTCTCGGAGGGCATCCACTCCCTGGTCGATACGGGCAACCAGGGCCTGCTGCTGGTGGGGCTCAGGCGCGCCGCGCGCCACGCCGACCCCGACCACCCCTTCGGCTACGGCAAGGAGGTGTACTTCTGGTCGTTCGTGGTGGCGATCCTCATCTTCGCGGTGGGGGCCGGCATCTCGGTGTACGAGGGGATCCGGCACATCATGCACCCGGAGCCGGTGCACGACCCGCGGCTGAACTACCTGGTCCTGGGCCTGGCATTCGTGTTCGAGGGCGCCGCCTGGTTCATGGCCCTGCGCGAGTTCCGGCGGGCCAAGGGGCGTCTCGGCTACCTGCGCGCCGTGCGCGAGAGCAAGGACCCGACGACCTTCGTGGTCCTGTTCGAGGACTCGGCCGCATTGCTGGGAATCCTCGTGGCCTTCGGGGGTATCGCCCTCGGCCAGGCCACGGGGCAGGCCTGGTGGGACGGCGCCGCCTCGGTGGTCATCGGCCTGATCCTGGGCGTGACGGCCTGGCTGCTGGCCGTCGAGACCCGCGACCTGCTCATCGGCGAGGCGGCCGCGCCGGAGACGGTGGCCGGGATCCGCGCGATGGCCGCCGGGGTTGACGGCGTGGTGCGGGTGAACGAGGTTCTCACCCTGCACATGGGCCCGGAATTCATCCTGGCCAACCTGAGCCTCGACTTCCGCGACGACCTCGCGGCGGCCGACATCGAGACCCTGGTCGCGGACCTGGGCGCCCGCATCAAGGCCCGCTACCCGCTCGTGAAGCGGGTCTGCGCCAAGGCGGAGGAGCGCGCGCCGCGCGCCTGAGACGGAGCGGACGACCGGGCATCGCCTCCGGTCACGGCAAGGAGCCGACACCATCGAACGGCACACACTGCGCAACGGCATCGCTTCGCTCCTGATCGGGCTGGTCCTGGTGACGGCCGCGTCCGCCCAGGAATGGCAGACCCACGTGGTCCGGCGGGGCGAGAACCTGACGCTCATCGCCCGCCGCTACGACGTGCAGGTGCAGCAGCTGCGCGACTGGAACGACCTGCGCAGCGACGAACTGGCCATCGGCCAGAAGTTGCGCATCCCCCAGATCGACGAGGACTTCTACGTGGTGAAGGGCGGCGACCACCTGACGGGCATCGCCGAGGCCCACGACGTGACCGTCGCGCTTCTGAAGCAGTGGAACGGATTGCGGGGCAACACGATCCAGCCGGGTCAGCGCCTGCGGGTGCGCCCGGCGCCCCGCGACGAGGCCGTGCATGTGGTGGCCCCCGGCGAGACCCTCTCCGAGATCGCCGAGCGCCACGGCCTCGGCCTGGCCCGCCTGAAGAGCATCAACGACCTCGACGACGACCGCATCAGCGTGGGGCAGAAGCTGCGCCTGCGCCAGGCCGAAGCCTCGGTGCACATCGTCGAGAAGGGCGACGCCCTGTGGGAGATCGCGCGGGCCTACGGCGTCTCGGTCGAGCACCTGAAGGAACTGAACGGCCTGCACGGCGACCGCATCTACGTGGGCCAGGAGCTGAAGCTCGACGGGGCGGCCGCGACCGTGCGGGCCACCTACCGGGTGAAGAAGGGCGACAGCCTGTCCGGCATCGCCCGGCTGCACCAGATGAGCCTCAGCGAACTGCGTTCCCTGAACGATCTGCGCGGCTCGGTGATCCACCCCGGCCAGGTGCTGAACGTGCGGCCGCGGCCGGGCACCGCGCGCGCCGCCACGCCGGGCGACCTGTCCTGGCAGGACCTCCTCGGCTGCGCCGTGCCGGGCGTGCCCCTGGTGCAGGGTCCCAACGGCCCCTACTACTACTTCCCCCCCCAGGCCTACCAGCAGAAGAGCCGCAACTATTTCGAGGAGAGCCGCATCTCGCCGCCGGAAGCCTACCGGCAGGCCAGGCGCCTGTGGGACGCCTTCGCGGCCGCCGTCGACCGCATGGAGCCCCTCGGCAACGACCTCGCCGGCTGGCACTTCGTGCTCGATCCCGGGCACGGCGGCATCGATCCGGGCACGATCGTCAAGGGGAAGGACGAGAACGGGAAGACCTTCTACATCGTCGAGGACGAATACGTCCACGACATCGCCCTGCGGGTGTACGTGCTGCTGCGGTTGCACGGCGCCCGGGTGACGCTGACCCTGCTCAGCCCGAATCACCTGCTGCGCCAGAGCGAGCCGGTCACGAGCACCTTCGTGCACGACCGCAACGAGGTCTTCAACAGCGCGGAGTGGAACCGGCGGAACCGGCCCTCGACCTGGCCCAAGGGCGGACAGAAGTACCTCGACGCCCGCATCGACGTGGCCAAACGCGCCTTCCGGGACGCGCCCGCCGACCGCACCGTCTTCCTCAGCTTCCACGCCGACAACGTACCCGCGTTCGGCGAGGTCGTGTCGCTCTTCTACTTCCAGAACGCCACGCGCACGGACACGGTGTCGCGCGGACTGGCCCGCGGACTGCTGCCGGCCATGGGCGCCGGCGCCCGCGCCACGGGCAAGAACCTCGGCGTGCTGCGCCACAATCCGGCGCGGTACAAGCTGCTGGTCGAGATGCGCAACCTGGCCTACGAGGACCACATCTGGTCGATCCGGTACGAGGAACTGCGGCAGCGCGACGCCGAGAAGGTGGTGCAGGCGCTGCGCCAGGCCCTGCCCCGGATGTAGCGGCGCGCCCGGCTCCCCGTCCCCGTCAGCGCTGCACCCAGTGCCGCACGCCCTGGGCCGCCAGGAACTCCTCCGCCCGCTCCCCCTCGAGCATCGCGAGGGTGGCCAGCAGCCCCGCCTCCAGGCAGATCTCGCCCAGGACGGTCACCGACCGGGGCGCCCGCATCACCGGCCAGCCCGTGCGCGGATTGAGGATGTGCGGATAGCGCACGCCCTGGCGCAGCAGGAAGCGGCGGGCATCGCCGCTGGTGGCCAGGGCCCCGACGGCGAGTTCGAGGCCGCGGCCGGACCCATCGCGCGTAGCCTGTTCGACCCCCACCCGCCACGCGTCGCCGGCCCGACGCCGGCCCACCGCCCGCAGGTCGCCGCCGAAGTTCACCAGCACGGCGGCCCGGGTCCGTTCGGCCAGCAGGGTCGCCACCCGGTCGACCGCGTATTCCTTGCCGAGCCCACCGAGATCGATCTCCATGCCGGCGGGCAGCGTGATCGCGGGACGGTCCCACGTCACCTTCTCCCACCCCACCAGGGGCAGCAGCGCCTTGGCCTGTCGGCGCGAGGGCACGCGGTCCGAGCCGTCGAAGGTCCAGATCCGCCGCAGCACGCCGCTGGTCACGTCGAAGCGCCCGCCGCTGACCTCGTGGCAGCGGTGGGCGAAGTCGAACAGGCCGGCGGTCTCGTCGTCGACGACGACCGGCCGGCCCTGGCCGGAGTTGATGGCGTGGATGACGTTGTCGTCGCGGTAGCGGCTGAATTTGGCCTCGATGCGGCGCGTCTCGGCGGCGGCGGCCTCGACCAGGGGGCGGGCCTCGTCCTCCCGTCCGACCTCGAGCAGCACCTCGCAGGGTCCGGCCATGGCGCGGAAAACGCCGCACCAGTGGCCGTCCCGCCGCGCGAGCGCGACGGTCATTCGAGCAGGCCGAAGCTGTACCCCACCTGCACGATGAACGCGTCCACCGTGGGGAACAGGTCGTAGTCCTTCAGCACACCGATGGCGTCGGCCGGATGGCTCTCGCCCATCTGCGCGTAGTACTCCAGCCGGACCGTCAACTCCTGCCCCACGCCGACCGGGCGGCCGTACGTCAGGCCATAGGTCAGCGCGTGCATGTCGCCCAGCCGATAGTCGGCCGAGGCGTGCTCGGGCAGGGCCTCGCCGTCGACCAGGTAGCGCCGGTAGAAGTCGGCACCCGCCTGGTCGTAGTACCGCACGTGCGGCTTGAGGTACTTGCCTCCGCCCAGTTCCCAGCGGTACGTCAGGTCGAGGGTGTGCGAAGCGATGCCCCAGTCGTCGGTGAAGTAGCGGTAGGAGAACTGCACCACGTCCTCGCCGAGGTGGCGCGCCACCCGGCCGAAGAGCACGTGCTTGGTCCGCGCATCGGGCCGGCTCTCGAAGAGGAAGGCATCGGCCCCCATGGGGTCGGTTCCGCCCCGCGGATCCCCGCTCGCGTCGACCACCGTGAGGATCTTGTAGGGATCGGACTGGTAGTCGGTGACGTGGCTGAAGGTGTAGTTCAGATGCAGGACCGTCTTGCGGTCGAGCACCTGGGTCAGGCCCAGCCCCAGGTCCATGACGCCCTTCGTGCCGTCGCCCGCCAGGCGCGCCTTGGGCGTGTAGGCCGGACGCATGGGCGACAGCGGCACCGGGCGCCCGCCCTCCGGACTGATCGAGTCGTGGAAAAACGCGCCGCGCAGGGCCAGGGTCGTGTTCTTCTGGTTCAGGTCGCGCGTGAGGTTGAAATTGGCGCCGAGCGACGTGTAGTCGTGCTCACCCGAACCGTAGAGGCCGAAGCCGAGCCGGGACAACCGGCCGAGGGGCAGGTTCAGGCCGCCGCTGACGGCGACGCGCGTGTCGCGGAAGGTGTCGTCCAGCGGCGTCTCGCCCGGTGCGGTGACGTAGCTGCCCTCACCCGACGGCCGCGTGAAGGTCTGGGCATAGGAGGCCGGGGTCGCGCCGCTGGCCGAGGCCCCGGTCAGGGCGTCGTACACCAGGCGGAAGTTCACGATCTTGCCGTCGGAGAACTGGTGGTTGCCGTCGATGATGGCTTCGAAGGCGCTCACGCGGTCGGGCTCGGTGTAGCCCAGGATCGCCGTGCGCACCTCGGTCGCCTCGGCCCCGCTGCCGCCCAGGCCGAGCAGGCCGCAGGCTCCCACGATGGCGGTGCGGACGCCCGCCTGCCGGTAGCGGCCGGCTCCCCCGTCAGTTGCAGCCACAGCCACCCCCCGCCGTGCCCAGACCACCGGTCGAGGCCTCCTTGCTGAAGTAGATGTGCTCGTCGAGGGCCGTCACCACGGGGTCGGAATCGATCTGCATGCCCGGCTTGGCCAGCAGATCGCGCTCCCACGGCTTGACGCCCATGTTCGCGCAGCCGGTGGCGCCCCCCGCGAGCAGGACGGTCATGCCGGCCAGGACGGCGCGGCGGCTCCAGATGCGGATCTCCATCACTTCTCTCCCTTCGCGAGCAGGGCGGCCAACTCGGCCTCCCGCCCCTCGGCGTCGGACTTGAGGAAGCCCACGTGGCTCGCCACCTGCTTCCCGGCACGGTCGTAGACGTAGGTGCTCGGCATGCCCTGCAGTTCCCAGACCTCGGCCAGTTCGCCCTGCGGATCCCTGAACCTGGCGATGCCCGGGGCGATCTTCCCTTCCATGGCCGCGGCGGCCTTCGCCTCGCGGTCGAGATTGATCATCACGATCTGCAGGCCCTGCTCGCCGTACTTCGCCTGCATGGCGTTCAGCCAGGGCAGGGCCTGGCGGCACGGGGCGCACCACGAGGCCCAGAAATCGACGACGACGACCTGGCCGGCATAGTCGGCGACAGCGAACTCGGCCGCCGGACGCGGTTCCGGTGCGGCCGCCGGATCCTCGGCCCGGACGCCGGGCGCAACGCAGAGCGCACCGGCCACGATCAGGGCCGACAGGAAGGGACGCATGGGCATCATGGATACTCCGATGTTTGGGCTGGGCGAGCGGTGGCGCAAGGCCTGCGCACCGCCGTGTTCCGCCGGAGCGGCCGCCAAGGTTCTGGTCGCCCCGTGTCCGAAGGGTTATGATCGGCGCCCAGGTGGTGACCAACCCCGACCGGAGGCTCGACCACGATGCGCCGCACGCCGCTGATGAACCGGATTCTACTCCTCGGGTTCCTGCTGACAATGACTTT harbors:
- a CDS encoding TlpA family protein disulfide reductase, giving the protein MRPFLSALIVAGALCVAPGVRAEDPAAAPEPRPAAEFAVADYAGQVVVVDFWASWCAPCRQALPWLNAMQAKYGEQGLQIVMINLDREAKAAAAMEGKIAPGIARFRDPQGELAEVWELQGMPSTYVYDRAGKQVASHVGFLKSDAEGREAELAALLAKGEK
- a CDS encoding DUF4136 domain-containing protein, whose protein sequence is MSRFPSQRPGHPAMAVLALGALLLVAACYPGGPQDLDDIGLVLSVRNPDVSFAGLVSYGMRDTVSVLSDDPDAEPLDARFDPAILAALQRNMSARGFVREADPATNQPDVWLEVGAVKSDVLIYWSNWGYWGGYYYYPPTWSGVSFEQGTILWQLVDLRGFDAGDPDAVAPVMWVAGVNGALDSSNNVNETRIVDAIDQAFGQSSYVIAAPPVKLAGGEVVR
- a CDS encoding cation transporter, which produces MAHSGSRTVIFAALAGNLLIAATKLVAAAVTGSSAMLSEGIHSLVDTGNQGLLLVGLRRAARHADPDHPFGYGKEVYFWSFVVAILIFAVGAGISVYEGIRHIMHPEPVHDPRLNYLVLGLAFVFEGAAWFMALREFRRAKGRLGYLRAVRESKDPTTFVVLFEDSAALLGILVAFGGIALGQATGQAWWDGAASVVIGLILGVTAWLLAVETRDLLIGEAAAPETVAGIRAMAAGVDGVVRVNEVLTLHMGPEFILANLSLDFRDDLAAADIETLVADLGARIKARYPLVKRVCAKAEERAPRA
- a CDS encoding DUF4266 domain-containing protein: MEIRIWSRRAVLAGMTVLLAGGATGCANMGVKPWERDLLAKPGMQIDSDPVVTALDEHIYFSKEASTGGLGTAGGGCGCN
- a CDS encoding cytochrome ubiquinol oxidase subunit I, with protein sequence MDLVLLSRLQFAITIGFHYLYPPLSIGLGLVLVIMEGLALRTGLPEHRQMVRFWVRIFGLIFAFGVGTGIVMEFEFGTNWARYSRFVGDIFGGPLAAEGIFAFFLESGFLAILLFGWRRVGPRMHFLATIMVALGAHFSAIWIVVANSWMQTPTAYRIVTTPMGQRAEITSFWGAVMNPSTVDRLSHTIMGCWQAGAFFVVSVAAFYLLRRQHEVFARTSLKIGLGVAMVASLGQLATGHGSAVTVAEHQPAKLAAFEGIYETGADAELTVVGWVDEETRTVHGIKIPGLLSILVGGDTGTVIRGLDDFPADERPPVQSTFQFYHLMVAIGMTLIGLSWGGGLLAWRGILFRSRLLLWVMVCSVLLPQLANQLGWAAAEVGRQPWIVHGLLKTADAVSDTLAPGQVLLSLILFTVIYLALFSVFLVLLDHKVRKGPLAADLADDGQAA
- a CDS encoding DUF3570 domain-containing protein codes for the protein MAATDGGAGRYRQAGVRTAIVGACGLLGLGGSGAEATEVRTAILGYTEPDRVSAFEAIIDGNHQFSDGKIVNFRLVYDALTGASASGATPASYAQTFTRPSGEGSYVTAPGETPLDDTFRDTRVAVSGGLNLPLGRLSRLGFGLYGSGEHDYTSLGANFNLTRDLNQKNTTLALRGAFFHDSISPEGGRPVPLSPMRPAYTPKARLAGDGTKGVMDLGLGLTQVLDRKTVLHLNYTFSHVTDYQSDPYKILTVVDASGDPRGGTDPMGADAFLFESRPDARTKHVLFGRVARHLGEDVVQFSYRYFTDDWGIASHTLDLTYRWELGGGKYLKPHVRYYDQAGADFYRRYLVDGEALPEHASADYRLGDMHALTYGLTYGRPVGVGQELTVRLEYYAQMGESHPADAIGVLKDYDLFPTVDAFIVQVGYSFGLLE
- a CDS encoding LysM peptidoglycan-binding domain-containing protein; this encodes MTAASAQEWQTHVVRRGENLTLIARRYDVQVQQLRDWNDLRSDELAIGQKLRIPQIDEDFYVVKGGDHLTGIAEAHDVTVALLKQWNGLRGNTIQPGQRLRVRPAPRDEAVHVVAPGETLSEIAERHGLGLARLKSINDLDDDRISVGQKLRLRQAEASVHIVEKGDALWEIARAYGVSVEHLKELNGLHGDRIYVGQELKLDGAAATVRATYRVKKGDSLSGIARLHQMSLSELRSLNDLRGSVIHPGQVLNVRPRPGTARAATPGDLSWQDLLGCAVPGVPLVQGPNGPYYYFPPQAYQQKSRNYFEESRISPPEAYRQARRLWDAFAAAVDRMEPLGNDLAGWHFVLDPGHGGIDPGTIVKGKDENGKTFYIVEDEYVHDIALRVYVLLRLHGARVTLTLLSPNHLLRQSEPVTSTFVHDRNEVFNSAEWNRRNRPSTWPKGGQKYLDARIDVAKRAFRDAPADRTVFLSFHADNVPAFGEVVSLFYFQNATRTDTVSRGLARGLLPAMGAGARATGKNLGVLRHNPARYKLLVEMRNLAYEDHIWSIRYEELRQRDAEKVVQALRQALPRM
- a CDS encoding FAD:protein FMN transferase, encoding MTVALARRDGHWCGVFRAMAGPCEVLLEVGREDEARPLVEAAAAETRRIEAKFSRYRDDNVIHAINSGQGRPVVVDDETAGLFDFAHRCHEVSGGRFDVTSGVLRRIWTFDGSDRVPSRRQAKALLPLVGWEKVTWDRPAITLPAGMEIDLGGLGKEYAVDRVATLLAERTRAAVLVNFGGDLRAVGRRRAGDAWRVGVEQATRDGSGRGLELAVGALATSGDARRFLLRQGVRYPHILNPRTGWPVMRAPRSVTVLGEICLEAGLLATLAMLEGERAEEFLAAQGVRHWVQR